A DNA window from Xiphias gladius isolate SHS-SW01 ecotype Sanya breed wild chromosome 3, ASM1685928v1, whole genome shotgun sequence contains the following coding sequences:
- the LOC120788441 gene encoding RNA-binding protein with serine-rich domain 1-like isoform X1: MAPSPTKRKEEEKTKDRGKEKSGTKDGDKERGRDKVRKRRSASTGSSSSRSRSSSTSSSSSGSSSGSSSGSSSSGSSRSGSSSSRSSSSSSSSGSPSPSRRRHDNRRRSRSASKTQKRGDDKERRKRSPSPKPTKVHLGRLTRNVTKDHIQEIFSTYGKIKMVEMPMDRLHPHLSRGYAYVEFETPEEAQKALKHMDGGQIDGQEISASAVLTQRVRPPPRRPSPPRRMPPPPPMWRRSPPRMRRRSRSPRRRSPARRRSRSRSPGRRRHRSRSSSNSSR; the protein is encoded by the exons AT GGCACCATCACCCACAAAgcggaaggaggaggaaaaaacaaaagacagaggcaAAGAGAAGAGTGGTACGAAGGACggagacaaggagagagggCGGGACAAAGTAAGGAAACGCCGCAGCGCTTccactggcagcagcagcagcag ATCCAGATCCAGCTCTACTTCAAGCAGCAGCTCTGGCTCAAGCTCCGGCTCCTCAAGTGGATCCAGCTCATCTGGTTCCAGTCGCTCTGGTTCCTCCAGCTCtcgttcctcctcctcttccagctCCTCGGGCTCCCCGAGCCCCAGCCGTAGACGCCATGACAACCGCCGCCGCTCACGCTCAGC gtccaaaacacaaaagagggGAGATGATAAGGAACGAAGGAAAAGAAGCCCAAGCCCCAAACCAACTAAAGTTCACCTGGGGCGGCTGACCAGGAATGTCACCAAG GACCACATCCAGGAGATCTTTTCCACCtatgggaaaataaaaatggttgAAATGCCAATGGACAGGCTCCATCCACACCTGTCCAGGGGCTACGCTTACGTTGAGTTTGAGACTCCAGAGGAGGCACAGAAGGCCCTCAAACACATGGATGGAG GTCAGATTGACGGACAGGAAATCTCTGCATCTGCTGTATTGACTCAGCGAGTCCGTCCTCCACCTCGTAGACCCTCCCCTCCTCGCAGAATGCCCCCACCACCACCTATGTGGCGTCGCAGCCCACCACGCATGAGGAGAAG GTCCCGCTCCCCAAGGAGACGGTCCCCAGCACGCCGCCGGTCTCGCTCCAGATCTCCTGGTCGCAGGCGTCACCGCTCTCGTTCCAGCTCTAACTCCTCCAGGTAG
- the LOC120788441 gene encoding RNA-binding protein with serine-rich domain 1-like isoform X2 — protein sequence MKSATGARAPSPTKRKEEEKTKDRGKEKSGTKDGDKERGRDKVRKRRSASTGSSSSRSRSSSTSSSSSGSSSGSSSGSSSSGSSRSGSSSSRSSSSSSSSGSPSPSRRRHDNRRRSRSASKTQKRGDDKERRKRSPSPKPTKVHLGRLTRNVTKDHIQEIFSTYGKIKMVEMPMDRLHPHLSRGYAYVEFETPEEAQKALKHMDGGQIDGQEISASAVLTQRVRPPPRRPSPPRRMPPPPPMWRRSPPRMRRRSRSPRRRSPARRRSRSRSPGRRRHRSRSSSNSSR from the exons ATGAAATCAGCGACAGGTGCGAG GGCACCATCACCCACAAAgcggaaggaggaggaaaaaacaaaagacagaggcaAAGAGAAGAGTGGTACGAAGGACggagacaaggagagagggCGGGACAAAGTAAGGAAACGCCGCAGCGCTTccactggcagcagcagcagcag ATCCAGATCCAGCTCTACTTCAAGCAGCAGCTCTGGCTCAAGCTCCGGCTCCTCAAGTGGATCCAGCTCATCTGGTTCCAGTCGCTCTGGTTCCTCCAGCTCtcgttcctcctcctcttccagctCCTCGGGCTCCCCGAGCCCCAGCCGTAGACGCCATGACAACCGCCGCCGCTCACGCTCAGC gtccaaaacacaaaagagggGAGATGATAAGGAACGAAGGAAAAGAAGCCCAAGCCCCAAACCAACTAAAGTTCACCTGGGGCGGCTGACCAGGAATGTCACCAAG GACCACATCCAGGAGATCTTTTCCACCtatgggaaaataaaaatggttgAAATGCCAATGGACAGGCTCCATCCACACCTGTCCAGGGGCTACGCTTACGTTGAGTTTGAGACTCCAGAGGAGGCACAGAAGGCCCTCAAACACATGGATGGAG GTCAGATTGACGGACAGGAAATCTCTGCATCTGCTGTATTGACTCAGCGAGTCCGTCCTCCACCTCGTAGACCCTCCCCTCCTCGCAGAATGCCCCCACCACCACCTATGTGGCGTCGCAGCCCACCACGCATGAGGAGAAG GTCCCGCTCCCCAAGGAGACGGTCCCCAGCACGCCGCCGGTCTCGCTCCAGATCTCCTGGTCGCAGGCGTCACCGCTCTCGTTCCAGCTCTAACTCCTCCAGGTAG
- the LOC120788440 gene encoding flocculation protein FLO11-like — protein MGRLDDAAKHKVVELRKAGLSFRKIKAVLELENIKVSAQAIYLFLREFQGRPPGRVRPMQAGSSTTTAHVQARAGAIQESWSNIHLQNLLREASHHSGFTAAADFAKQTSTNPEASAKQPGYGETSGGSRPEQQPKGNKEENDIQIVSVTSLAQSSQQRGPQSTVTRAETGTVSSTPTASGAFVRRRVTPSPATNSMLAARKRLLDKALSHRMKSFHQVVSLLRKHHSSVQGSDLRSAMPQPSETYDLTTEKTVMEGQPGGGGAPRRFVTQRPSLSQRSPHPAPRVGIRLPNRSPAPLTTSAPGGAVIRLQAPGGQGATRSDGNPSPQQAIQDSGGRSGLQDQIQTLGSEVRSLGLAVKMLVDQQCRLEREQAQQTHIQKQILSTLQSLASKLGHCSSSQQQHNKTPSPSALPAASASTSFSQDTFSFSQGTYSQCSQTQPSYNSLESLENVEAFKLPGLSPTSMNGFPPCNNTENLPLTHTPPQTQPYAAAYTQQTSQTLMPPYTQSYVPTYSQSHSQSFRISENKSSVFPSSCSARTLQDCSVSAQPVVTSDHSAQDQHINIIKVEGP, from the exons ATGGGCCGGCTGGATGATGCCGCCAAACACAAAGTGGTGGAGCTGCGGAAAGCTGGTCTGAGTTTCCGTAAGATCAAAGCTgtgctggagctggagaacaTCAAGGTGTCTGCCCAGGCAATATACCTGTTCCTGAGGGAATTCCAAGGGAGGCCGCCAGGGAGGGTCAGACCCATGCAGGCTGGAAGCAGCACAACAACAGCACATGTGCAAGCTCGAGCCGGGGCAATACAAGAGAGCTGGAGTAACATTCATCTCCAAAACCTGCTACGGGAGGCATCTCACCATTCTGGCTTTACAGCAGCTGCAGACTTTGCCAAACAAACCTCCACAAATCCAGAAGCTAGTGCAAAGCAACCTGGGTATGGGGAGACCAGTGGAGGCAGCAGGCCAGAACAGCAACCTAAGGGAAATAAGGAAGAGAATGACATCCAGATTGTCAGCGTAACCTCCCTTGCACAGAGCAGCCAACAAAGAGGTCCCCAGTCCACTGTAACAAGAGCAGAGACAGGCACCGTGTCTTCCACACCAACAGCTTCTGGAGCATTCGTGAGGAGGAGAGTCACTCCTTCTCCAGCCACCAATTCAATGTTGGCAGCACGAAAGAGGCTTTTGGATAAAGCGTTGTCACACAGGATGAAG tCATTCCATCAGGTGGTGTCATTGTTGAGGAAACATCACTCGAGTGTCCAAGGTTCTGATTTGAGAAGTGCAATGCCTCAGCCATCTGAAACTTATGATCTGACCactgaaaag ACTGTTATGGAGGGTCAGCCGGGAGGAGGTGGTGCCCCCAGGCGTTTTGTGACACAGAGACCAAGTCTGTCTCAACGTTCCCCCCACCCTGCTCCTCGGGTTGGCATTCGTCTTCCTAATCGGTCACCAGCACCTTTGACAACCTCAGCTCCTGGGGGGGCCGTCATCCGCCTACAGGCCCCTGGAGGCCAGGGTGCTACTCGTAGCGATGGGAACCCGAGCCCCCAGCAAGCCATCCAGGATTCCGGGGGGAGAAGTGGTTTGCAGGATCAGATTCAGACCCTGGGTTCTGAGGTGCGCAGCTTGGGCCTGGCAGTGAAGATGCTTGTTGATCAGCAGTGCCGCCTGGAGAGGGAGCAGGCacagcagacacacattcaGAAGCAGATCCTCAGCACTCTACAGAGCCTCGCCTCCAAACTGGGACACTGTAGCAGTtctcaacagcagcacaacaaaACTCCATCACCCTCTGCTTTGCCAGCAGCCTCTGCATCTACCTCCTTCAGCCAAGACACCTTTAGCTTTAGTCAAGGCACATATTCTCAGTGCAGCCAAACCCAGCCAAGTTACAACTCTTTAGAGAGTTTAGAAAATGTAGAGGCCTTTAAACTGCCAGGACTGAGCCCTACAAGCATGAATGGGTTTCCACCATGTAACAACACGGAGAACCTCCCACTTACTCACACGCCCCCTCAAACACAACCGTATGCAGCTGCATACACACAGCAAACCAGTCAAACACTCATGCCACCCTACACACAATCCTATGTCCCTACGTACAGCCAGTCACATTCTCAGAGTTTCAGAATATCAGAGAACAAATCGTCTGTTTTCCCAAGCAGCTGTTCAGCGAGGACTCTCCAGGACTGCAGTGTGTCCGCCCAGCCGGTAGTGACCTCTGACCACTCCGCACAGGATCAACACATCAATATTATCAAAGTGGAAGGACCATAG